A section of the Ciona intestinalis chromosome 4, KH, whole genome shotgun sequence genome encodes:
- the LOC100184165 gene encoding general transcription factor IIH subunit 3-like, giving the protein MANEEERQLLVVIFDVNPVWWGIKSLQGQAQITKCLDCLLVFVNSYLMLRHDNKLAIIASHSTKSVFLYPAQESSHSPDPSKASISDQAGGDCRYEHFAKVDDSVTDKFKELMRDGCEKNDIRRDSLIAGSMAIALCYIHRMQIESQGNTKLNARILVIKAADDAASQYMSFMNVIFAAQKERVVVDACILGQDSGLLQQACDMTSGMYLKVPHQDAFLQYLLTAFLTEAELRKESLVLAQSSRPREVDYRAACFCHRSLVDVGFVCSVCLSIFCQFSPICSTCETAFKPPVLASKSRKKRRALPANGT; this is encoded by the exons ATGGCGAACGAAGAGGAACGACAACTTTTAGTAGTTATTTTTGACGTAAATCCAGTATGGTGGGGAATTAAATCTCTACAAGGACAAGCGCAAATCACAAAATGTCTGGACTGTCTTCTCGTGTTCGTTAATTCCTACCTTATGTTACGGCATGACAACAAGCTTGCTATTATTGCAAGCCATTCAACTAAAAG TGTATTTCTCTACCCTGCACAAGAGAGCAGCCATTCCCCTGACCCATCAAAAGCAAGCATATCTGACCAGGCTGGTGGTGATTGTAGATATGAACACTTTGCAAAAGTTGATGACTCCGTAACGGACAAGTTTAAAGAGCTTATGAGAGACggttgtgaaaaaaatgacattagAAGAGACTCTCTTATTGCAGGGTCCATGGCAATTGCTTTATGCT atatTCATAGAATGCAGATTGAATCTCAAGGTAATACCAAACTCAACGCACGGATACTTGTAATAAAAGCAGCAGACGACGCAGCTTCACAGTATATGAGTTTCATGAATGTTATATTTGCAG CACAAAAAGAGCGAGTTGTAGTTGATGCTTGTATATTGGGTCAAGACTCCGGATTACTTCAGCAAGCCTGTGATATGACAAGCGGAATGTACTTAAAAGTTCCTCATCAAGATGCATTCCTTCAATATCTACTT ACTGCCTTTCTTACTGAAGCTGAGCTGAGAAAAGAGAGCTTGGTACTTGCACAGAGCAGCAGGCCAAGAGAAGTTGATTACAGAGCTGCATGTTTTTGCCATCGTAGTCTTGTGGATGTTGGATTTGTCTGTTCTGTGTGTTTGTCAATTTTCTGTCAGTTTAGCCCAATTTGCTCTACATGTGAAACTGCATTTAAGCCGCCGGTGCTGGCTTcaaaaagcagaaaaaaacGCAGAGCATTGCCTGCGAATGGTACGTAA
- the LOC100175524 gene encoding uncharacterized protein LOC100175524, translating into MSLPDDEIACALKEQFGFEVESIKALGGYEDFNYYTREASSQRELLLKVKRPFHDPESPTSDVMRKAMVHLRSHGVPAPKPIKNRNGKYYGCYKFDDPVGKRFLELYTFVPGKTVVDTSWTPKSMEEMAANVGQLCAKVTLALQAGTEPFVYI; encoded by the exons ATGTCTTTGCCTGATGATGAAATCGCATGTGCATTGAAAGAACAGTTTGGATTTGAGGTCGAATCGATCAAAGCTTTAGGGGGGTATGAAGACTTTAATTATTACACAAGAGAAGCTTCAAGTCAACGGGAATTATTGCTGAAAGTAAAAAGGCCCTTCCACGATCCAG AAAGCCCAACTTCGGATGTTATGCGAAAAGCAATGGTCCATTTGCGCAGTCATGGTGTACCAGCTCCAAAACCAATTAAAAACCGCAACGGAAAATATTACGGCTGTTACAAATTTG ATGATCCGGTCGGAAAGAGGTTTTTGGAGCTTTACACTTTTGTGCCTGGTAAAACTGTTGTGGACACTTCATGGACACCCAAATCTATGGAGGAAATGGCTGCCAACGTTGGGCAACTTTGCGCGAAAGTAACATTAGCATTACAGGCAGGGACAGAACCATtcgtttatatatag
- the LOC100185727 gene encoding cytochrome P450 2U1-like encodes MEITTFLLCMLMLVLIMFMWRRSSTNFPPGIEGIPLFGCIPSLGMHKERTIAKWGREKGWPIFYLRMGITKIVVLNTFESIEEAYVKKGQYFIDRHLPIFLRHYSTGKGVVFLNGEKWKVQRRFGIHTLRDLGMGKSGMESKIVHEIDHLSEYLVNNNQESGLVDITPIITRAVSNIVCQLVFNRRFNLDEEFLFIDSVNNKLMKSVTTLKQIMLTLQHIPIFNRIPAIAKIKKYRTDLANNRLQRMRNYIKSHKETLDKNNPRDFIDAFLIASEEDKSEDTSFDDEQLLYYIQDLFFGGTDTTSFTLTWTFLYLAMYPDKQEQLHAEIDEVLGSNGIVSMSCLDKMPYAQAVMQEIFRLRPLVPLSMPRKTLSRITLMGYDIPKGTVFMPNIWSVHHNADRWPNPEDFMPERHIDSEGKFVKSKEIIPFSLGPRNCLGIRLAEMEHFMFMIGLLQKLHFSLPEDQPPPDVRGSSFVVLLIPPDFNMKITTR; translated from the coding sequence ATGGAAATTACCACCTTTCTGCTGTGCATGTTAATGTTAGTCTTAATCATGTTCATGTGGAGACGAAGTTCAACAAATTTTCCACCTGGAATTGAAGGCATTCCTTTGTTTGGATGTATACCAAGTCTCGGCATGCACAAAGAGCGAACTATTGCCAAGTGGGGGCGTGAGAAGGGTTGGCCTATTTTCTATCTAAGAATGGGCATTACTAAAATTGTGGTACTCAACACTTTCGAGAGCATTGAAGAAGCTTATGTAAAAAAAGGTCAGTATTTTATTGACCGTCATTTGCCCATATTTCTAAGACATTACAGCACGGGTAAAGGAGTGGTGTTTTTGAATGGTGAGAAGTGGAAAGTACAACGAAGATTCGGCATACATACCCTCCGAGATTTAGGAATGGGAAAAAGTGGAATGGAAAGTAAAATCGTTCATGAAATTGATCATCTGAGTGAATATTTGGTAAACAACAATCAAGAAAGTGGTTTAGTAGATATCACACCCATTATAACAAGAGCTGTATCAAACATAGTATGCCAACTGGTTTTTAACCGCAGGTTTAATCTAGATGAAGAGTTTTTATTCATTGATTCCGTCAATAATAAGTTGATGAAATCGGTAACTACACTAAAGCAGATCATGCTCACATTACAGCACATTCCAATCTTTAATCGAATTCCAGCCAttgccaaaataaaaaaataccggACTGATCTTGCCAACAACCGTTTGCAGCGAATgagaaattatattaaatcaCATAAAGAAACATTAGACAAAAATAACCCGAGAGATTTTATCGATGCATTTCTTATTGCAAGCGAGGAAGACAAAAGTGAGGATACTTCTTTTGACGACGAGCAACTGCTTTATTACATCCAGGATTTGTTCTTTGGCGGAACAGACACAACATCTTTCACTCTCACTTGGACCTTTCTCTACCTTGCTATGTATCCTGATAAGCAGGAGCAACTGCATGCAGAAATTGATGAAGTTCTTGGATCCAACGGCATTGTATCCATGTCTTGTTTAGATAAGATGCCGTATGCTCAAGCTGTGATGCAAGAGATTTTCCGTCTGCGTCCACTGGTCCCTCTAAGCATGCCACGAAAAACTCTCTCCAGGATAACCTTAATGGGGTACGACATACCTAAGGGAACAGTTTTCATGCCTAATATCTGGAGTGTCCATCATAATGCTGATCGGTGGCCTAACCCTGAAGACTTTATGCCAGAACGTCATATTGACAGTGAGGGAAAGTTTGTAAAGTCTAAGGAgattattccattttctctcGGCCCACGGAACTGCTTGGGAATCAGGCTTGCTGAGATGGAACACTTCATGTTTATGATTGGATTGCTTCAGAAACTCCACTTCTCTCTTCCCGAAG